From one Haloferax marinisediminis genomic stretch:
- a CDS encoding DUF7539 family protein — MEADRQLLQQARTKLDGWIYTARDRTYRELFAGDDAVVTAEERQLLDHIDEELATDGNGGLWGTDEYDIVMGHPKNHPLSVVCTHHPQIPVEWSRGEESLTEPEREQFNDLLWDYSERVRRYVQDEVNEFVGVAGVPEE; from the coding sequence ATGGAAGCTGACAGACAACTCCTCCAACAGGCCCGGACCAAACTCGACGGGTGGATTTACACGGCACGTGACAGGACGTACCGTGAACTGTTCGCCGGCGACGACGCCGTCGTCACGGCAGAGGAGCGTCAGCTTCTCGACCACATCGACGAAGAACTCGCCACCGACGGCAACGGGGGGCTCTGGGGCACCGACGAGTACGACATCGTCATGGGCCACCCGAAGAACCATCCGCTCTCGGTCGTCTGTACGCACCATCCCCAAATTCCAGTCGAGTGGTCACGCGGCGAAGAGAGCCTGACCGAACCGGAACGAGAACAGTTCAACGACTTGCTCTGGGACTACAGTGAACGCGTCCGCCGATACGTCCAGGACGAGGTAAACGAGTTCGTCGGCGTCGCGGGAGTCCCCGAAGAGTAG
- the acnA gene encoding aconitate hydratase AcnA: MGDLDSFGAIREFEHGGTTYKMADLTALEDQGLCELDRLPVSIRILLESVLRNVDGDIVTDEDVRNAASWEPDVPNVEVPFTPSRVVLQDLTGVPAVVDLAALRSAADRSGKDPSIVEPEVPCDLVIDHSVQVDFFGSPDAYEKNVELEYERNAERYKALKWAQNAFENFQVVPPGTGIVHQVNLEHLGQVVHDRTWRDEQWLLPDTLVGTDSHTPMIGGIGVVGWGVGGIEAEAAMLGQPITMKLPEVVGVRLEGTLPEGATATDLVLHVTEQLREVGVVDRFVEFYGPGVKNLSVPDRATISNMAPEQGSTISVFPVDEATLDYLELTGRDPDHIELVRAYLDAQGLFGEQHPEYTETVDVDLSTVEPSLAGPKRPQDRIPMGDMKTHFRGLVHGEFEQELDDYDERELEQWLGEGGHTDGGTTAVEADADLHPLTKRVTVEMDDGTEAEIGHGSVVVSAITSCTNTSNPSVMVAAGILARNAIEKGLDMPNYVKTSLAPGSRVVTEYLKKADLLPSLEQLGYDVVGYGCTTCIGNAGPLPEPIENAIDEHNLWTTSVLSGNRNFEARIHPKIRANYLASPPLVVAYGLAGRMDIDLEHDPLGTDQNGDPVYLADIWPDPEEVRQTIHDSIDPSMFREKYAEVFEGDERWEALEAPTGDVYEWDDESTYIREPPFFKDFPLEAPGVSNIEDARCLLTLGDTVTTDHISPAGPFGSKLPAGQWLMDHGVDPVDFNTYGSRRGNHEVMMRGTFANVRIENQMLDDVEGGYTIHFPTDEETTVFEASQRYREEETPLVVLSGVEFGTGSSRDWAAKGTDLLGVRATIAESYERIYRDNLVGMGVLPLQFEDGDSWGSLGLDGSEHFDIHGLDDGLEVNDELSVVATKDDGTEIEFDVTAQVGTPAAVKYVENGGILHFVLRRLLTQD; encoded by the coding sequence ATGGGAGATTTAGATTCGTTTGGAGCCATCCGTGAATTCGAACACGGAGGAACTACGTACAAGATGGCGGACCTGACGGCCCTCGAAGACCAGGGCCTCTGCGAACTCGACCGTCTTCCAGTGAGTATCAGAATCCTGTTGGAGTCCGTTCTCAGAAACGTCGACGGCGACATCGTCACCGACGAAGACGTCCGAAACGCGGCGTCGTGGGAACCGGACGTCCCGAACGTCGAAGTTCCGTTCACACCGTCGCGTGTGGTGTTGCAGGACCTCACCGGCGTGCCCGCAGTCGTCGACCTCGCAGCACTTCGGTCTGCGGCGGACCGCTCGGGAAAAGACCCCAGCATCGTCGAACCCGAAGTCCCCTGTGACCTCGTCATCGACCACAGTGTACAGGTCGACTTCTTCGGGTCGCCCGACGCGTACGAGAAGAACGTCGAACTGGAGTACGAGCGCAACGCCGAGCGCTACAAGGCGCTCAAGTGGGCACAAAACGCGTTCGAGAACTTCCAGGTCGTCCCGCCGGGAACGGGTATCGTCCACCAGGTAAACCTCGAACATCTCGGGCAGGTCGTCCACGACCGAACGTGGCGAGACGAACAGTGGCTCTTACCCGACACCCTCGTCGGAACCGACAGTCACACGCCGATGATTGGTGGTATCGGCGTCGTCGGCTGGGGTGTCGGTGGTATCGAAGCAGAGGCTGCGATGCTCGGCCAGCCAATCACGATGAAACTGCCCGAAGTCGTCGGCGTCCGCCTTGAAGGGACCCTTCCAGAGGGGGCGACTGCGACGGACCTCGTCCTCCACGTCACCGAGCAGCTCCGCGAAGTCGGCGTCGTCGACCGATTCGTCGAGTTCTACGGTCCCGGTGTGAAGAACCTCTCCGTGCCCGACCGGGCGACCATCTCGAACATGGCACCCGAACAGGGGTCGACTATCAGCGTCTTCCCGGTAGACGAAGCCACGCTGGACTATCTCGAACTCACCGGCCGCGACCCAGACCACATCGAACTCGTCCGCGCCTACCTCGACGCACAGGGCCTGTTCGGCGAACAGCACCCCGAGTACACCGAGACGGTCGACGTCGACCTCTCGACGGTCGAACCGAGCCTCGCCGGGCCGAAGCGCCCACAGGACCGCATCCCGATGGGCGACATGAAGACGCACTTCCGCGGACTCGTCCACGGTGAGTTCGAACAGGAACTCGACGACTACGACGAACGTGAACTCGAACAGTGGTTGGGCGAAGGCGGGCACACCGACGGGGGAACAACTGCTGTCGAAGCAGACGCTGACCTCCACCCGCTGACCAAGCGCGTCACCGTCGAGATGGACGACGGCACCGAGGCCGAAATCGGCCACGGGAGCGTCGTCGTCAGCGCCATCACGAGTTGTACGAACACGTCGAACCCGTCGGTCATGGTCGCCGCAGGTATCCTCGCCCGCAACGCCATCGAGAAGGGACTCGACATGCCGAACTACGTCAAGACGAGTCTCGCACCCGGCAGTCGCGTCGTCACGGAGTACCTGAAGAAAGCCGACCTCTTGCCCTCGCTTGAGCAACTCGGCTACGACGTCGTCGGCTACGGCTGTACGACCTGTATCGGGAACGCCGGCCCGCTCCCAGAACCAATCGAGAACGCCATCGACGAACACAACCTGTGGACGACGAGCGTCCTCAGTGGGAACCGGAACTTCGAGGCGCGTATCCACCCGAAGATTCGCGCGAACTATCTCGCCAGCCCGCCGCTCGTCGTCGCCTACGGCCTCGCTGGCCGGATGGACATCGACCTCGAACACGACCCGCTGGGGACCGACCAGAACGGCGACCCGGTCTATCTCGCGGACATCTGGCCGGACCCAGAAGAGGTCAGACAGACGATTCACGACAGCATCGACCCCTCGATGTTCCGTGAGAAGTACGCAGAAGTGTTCGAAGGCGACGAGCGCTGGGAGGCGCTCGAAGCACCGACCGGCGACGTCTACGAGTGGGACGACGAGTCGACCTACATTCGCGAACCGCCGTTCTTCAAAGACTTCCCACTGGAAGCACCCGGCGTCTCGAACATCGAAGACGCGCGCTGTCTCCTGACGCTCGGCGACACCGTGACGACCGACCACATCAGTCCCGCCGGTCCGTTCGGTTCGAAGCTTCCGGCAGGGCAGTGGCTCATGGACCACGGCGTCGACCCCGTCGACTTCAACACCTACGGCTCTCGCCGCGGGAATCACGAGGTCATGATGCGCGGGACGTTCGCCAACGTCCGCATCGAGAACCAGATGCTCGACGACGTCGAGGGTGGGTACACCATCCACTTCCCGACCGACGAAGAGACGACCGTCTTCGAAGCGAGCCAACGCTACCGTGAAGAAGAAACGCCGCTCGTCGTCCTCTCGGGCGTCGAGTTCGGCACCGGGTCGAGTCGTGACTGGGCGGCCAAAGGAACGGACCTCCTCGGTGTGCGAGCGACTATCGCAGAGAGTTACGAGCGCATCTACCGCGACAACCTCGTCGGCATGGGCGTCCTTCCCCTCCAGTTCGAAGACGGCGACTCGTGGGGGTCGCTCGGGCTCGACGGGTCGGAACACTTCGACATCCACGGCCTCGACGACGGCCTCGAAGTCAACGACGAACTCTCCGTCGTCGCCACGAAAGACGACGGCACAGAAATCGAGTTCGACGTGACCGCACAGGTCGGCACGCCCGCCGCCGTGAAGTACGTCGAAAACGGTGGCATCCTCCACTTCGTCCTGCGCCGTCTGCTGACGCAGGACTGA
- a CDS encoding PA domain-containing protein: protein MSRRKMLTLLGVGGLTGIAGVGSAHPGGVTDDPTESDEHEVHRGLHNHGAPDPSQPLIDLDATHNSVVSSGPSAHVVKNLALVGRGERLLPNGTTDVWALDGYAYIGTFNTPCGTGAGFGSGELVDDLLGPGIAVFDVHNPNKPEYVGSIPSVAGSRTNDVKVANMNSGRILAHSNESCGGGPGGFELYNVDDPLAPQHLAHVQTDDMNAFLRDNFGFTDFGVHNLWFFTQGANDYIAAVVESELGNFQIYDITDPSNPVFVSGWGAESLFDSNVDWASTTDFGLILEADAYLFSGYGSSQNRFLHDIVVNEDGTRAYLANWDAGLVLLDISDPANPTLVSQAIEPSVGDGEVNSHQAFPNEDGSIVVETEEDFDPFTLTFDITSGPDADEYPAAEGAITSPIVELPGGEMSGPTTYVGLACDAATVPPAPSPDHVAVIQRGVCAFSQKAQNIVDAGYAGMVVFNDEARGDALVTMGGTAVDTPGLFVGHSTGLKILGVGSAADLVVGAAGESVSATAEPQRWGNVRIWDYSDESNPDLLSEFDTVCSANPSDPSCDPRGTYSVHNIIVEDDMVYISWYSDGVLIVDISDPANPVEVARYSPGGQEFEDQNGGIQDVWGIDKEKNSPWIYASDRNGGLYVLKELGSGSEKRNNRN from the coding sequence GTGTCGCGGCGCAAGATGCTCACGCTCCTCGGCGTCGGCGGCCTCACTGGAATCGCAGGAGTCGGAAGTGCCCACCCGGGTGGCGTTACCGACGACCCAACCGAGTCGGACGAACACGAGGTCCACCGCGGGCTGCACAATCACGGTGCACCGGACCCCAGTCAACCGCTCATCGACCTCGATGCGACACACAACAGCGTCGTCAGCAGCGGCCCATCCGCTCACGTCGTGAAGAATCTCGCACTCGTAGGACGCGGCGAACGCCTCCTTCCAAACGGAACGACCGACGTGTGGGCACTCGACGGCTATGCCTATATCGGGACGTTCAACACGCCCTGCGGGACGGGTGCCGGGTTCGGTAGCGGCGAACTCGTAGACGACCTCCTCGGCCCCGGTATCGCCGTCTTCGACGTCCACAACCCCAACAAGCCCGAGTACGTCGGTAGCATCCCCTCGGTTGCGGGCAGTCGTACCAACGACGTGAAGGTCGCGAACATGAACTCCGGACGCATCCTCGCGCACTCCAACGAGTCCTGTGGCGGCGGTCCGGGTGGATTCGAACTCTACAACGTGGACGACCCACTCGCACCACAGCACCTCGCACACGTCCAGACCGACGATATGAATGCATTCTTGCGTGACAACTTTGGCTTCACCGACTTCGGTGTCCACAACCTCTGGTTCTTCACACAGGGGGCGAACGACTACATCGCTGCAGTCGTCGAAAGCGAACTCGGCAACTTCCAGATTTACGACATCACGGACCCGTCCAACCCGGTGTTCGTGAGTGGATGGGGTGCTGAGAGCCTGTTCGACTCCAACGTCGATTGGGCTTCGACGACCGACTTCGGCCTCATACTCGAAGCAGACGCCTACCTGTTCAGCGGCTACGGTTCCTCGCAGAATCGTTTCCTGCACGACATCGTCGTCAACGAAGACGGTACCCGCGCATACCTCGCCAACTGGGACGCTGGCCTCGTCCTCCTCGACATCTCGGACCCGGCCAACCCGACGCTCGTCTCGCAGGCGATCGAACCGAGTGTGGGTGACGGCGAAGTCAACAGTCACCAGGCGTTCCCGAACGAGGACGGCAGCATCGTCGTCGAAACCGAAGAGGACTTCGACCCATTCACGCTCACCTTCGACATCACCAGTGGCCCAGACGCAGACGAGTACCCGGCCGCAGAAGGGGCGATTACCTCCCCAATCGTCGAACTCCCCGGTGGCGAGATGAGCGGACCAACCACGTACGTCGGCCTCGCGTGTGACGCAGCAACCGTCCCGCCAGCACCTTCCCCGGACCACGTCGCAGTCATCCAGCGTGGCGTGTGTGCATTCTCACAGAAAGCACAGAATATCGTCGATGCTGGCTACGCCGGGATGGTCGTGTTCAACGACGAAGCACGCGGTGACGCGCTCGTGACGATGGGTGGCACGGCAGTCGACACCCCCGGTCTCTTCGTCGGCCACTCCACTGGCCTGAAGATTCTCGGTGTTGGGTCTGCGGCGGACCTCGTCGTGGGTGCCGCCGGCGAATCTGTCTCGGCCACCGCGGAACCCCAGCGCTGGGGCAACGTCCGCATCTGGGACTACTCCGACGAATCGAATCCGGACCTCCTCAGCGAGTTCGACACGGTGTGCAGCGCCAACCCCAGCGACCCAAGTTGCGACCCACGTGGTACCTACTCGGTCCACAACATCATCGTCGAAGACGACATGGTGTACATCTCGTGGTACTCCGACGGCGTCCTCATCGTCGACATCTCGGACCCAGCGAACCCCGTCGAAGTCGCCCGGTACAGCCCCGGTGGACAGGAGTTCGAAGACCAGAACGGCGGTATTCAGGACGTGTGGGGCATCGACAAAGAGAAGAACAGTCCGTGGATTTACGCCTCCGACCGCAACGGTGGTCTGTACGTCCTGAAGGAACTCGGGTCTGGGTCGGAAAAGCGCAACAACCGTAACTGA
- a CDS encoding DUF6069 family protein, giving the protein MSTVTPTVRPARSVLARRGVLAVALSLAANALVLALVLASGAVQPYSQLAYPPVLFLSGAGAVGATLVYSYLTTRVENPDRTFLRVALAVLVVSFLPDIGLLVGDPEATLPAVLVLMAMHVIVAGVCIATLTKIGRTATAV; this is encoded by the coding sequence ATGTCAACAGTCACACCAACTGTCCGTCCAGCTCGGTCGGTACTCGCTCGACGAGGAGTGCTTGCCGTCGCGCTCTCGCTCGCCGCGAACGCGCTCGTCTTGGCGCTCGTCCTCGCGAGTGGGGCAGTTCAGCCGTATTCCCAACTCGCCTACCCACCTGTTCTGTTCCTCTCGGGTGCGGGTGCAGTCGGTGCAACACTCGTCTACAGCTATCTCACGACCCGCGTCGAGAATCCAGACCGGACGTTCCTTCGCGTCGCACTCGCAGTCTTGGTCGTCTCGTTCCTTCCAGACATCGGGCTATTGGTCGGTGACCCGGAGGCGACGCTTCCGGCCGTCCTCGTGTTGATGGCGATGCACGTCATCGTCGCCGGGGTGTGCATCGCGACGCTGACGAAAATCGGGCGAACGGCAACAGCCGTCTGA